The sequence AACAGAAATTGACAGAGCACGGCGAAAAAGGCAACTTTTATTTGCGGATAAGCACATAGCTGCCTTCCGCTAGCTCCGTGACAAATTGCGTCCGGTTCAGGTAGTCGCGATCCGCTTGCAGCAGGCCGGTGGTGATGGTGACAACGCCGTCCCGGGTCCCGATGGCTTCGGAGGCGTTGATGACCAGATTCATGATGACCTGGCGCACCTGGCTGGCATCGCCTTCCACCGGCGGCAGGCTTTTCGCCAGGTTGAACTTGAGTGCCACGGTTTTATTGATGGCCAAGCGCAGCAAATGGGTGGTGTCCTCCACCAGCGCGCTGAGATCCAGACGGGTGATCACGAACCGGCCTTTGCCGGCATAGGCCAGCATTTGTTTGCACAAATCCGCCGCGCGCAGGGACGCCTCCTCAATGCTCTGCAGATAGCCGTGGGCTTCCGCATGCGATTCCATGCTCATGCGGGCCAGGTTGGCGTTGCCCAGCACGCCCGTGAGGATATTATTGAAATCATGGGCGATGCCGCCCGCTACCACTCCCAGGCTCTCCAGCTTTTGAGTTTCCTGGAGTTTCCGTTCCATCTGCAGTTTTTCGGCCTCAGCCTGCCGTCGTTCGGTGATGTCCTCCACGGTGCCAAGAAACGTCCGGTGCTGATTTTGCCCGTCGCGAATCACTTCCGCTTTTTCCAGCACCACCCGTTCCGAACCGTCGGGGCGGAGAATGCGGTGTTCCATTTGGTAGGCCACGTCTTGCTTCAAGGAAGCCGCCACCCCCATCTGCACCCGCTCCCGATCGTCCGGATGCACCGCCTCGCGAAAATTCTGCCGACAGGGCGCATATTGGCCCGGTTCGCGTCCAAAGATGCGGAAGGTTTCTTCCGACCAGGTCAGCTCGTTGGTTTCGAGATCCAACTCCCAACTGCCGATATGGCTGATGCGCTGGGCTTGCAGCAGGCTGGCCTGAGTCTTGCGCAGCCTTGCCTCGGTGCGTTGGCGCTCGGCAACTTCCTGGTTTAACAGCGTATTGGCCAGATAATAGCTGGTGCTGCGTTCCACCACGAGATTTTCCACTTCCATGGTATGCCGCCATAACGTGCGATGATAGGCACCCCATAAAATCGCGCAAACCACCCCGATCAACAACAACGCTTCCGGCAGCCATGAACGCTGCGCCGCCAGCCAGGCGGGCGTCGGCTGGAACAGCATCTGCCAGAGCCGGCCTCCCACCGGGATGTTTTTCCGCACCTCGATGACGCCGGAGCGGTGTCCGGCATCGGCCAAGAGCGACCCCTTGCGTTGAGAATCGGCTGGCCGATAGTAAAGCACCACCGGCGCCGTC is a genomic window of Verrucomicrobiota bacterium containing:
- a CDS encoding CHASE domain-containing protein, giving the protein MTMNQAASGGPLPAAAPPKFRWLPGVLFAVGLGLAGLLYCIASRWERLQIEDEFGRYAEVQFDLLCQQINQAQGSLQALQMLFLYSDLVERREFQGAAAGLLAQHPEVQALEWVPRVPASQRADFESRARKDGLANFHFTEPVGDGRAIPAGDRPEYYPIYYVEPVPGNEILLGWDTLAGPNREWMERARDMGELVVTPKIKIVQQPGGKQACILIMPVYSGTMTNASQSTRRAQLAGFLREVIRLEDFFDSALKDYRKMDLDLTTLDITPGTAPVVLYYRPADSQRKGSLLADAGHRSGVIEVRKNIPVGGRLWQMLFQPTPAWLAAQRSWLPEALLLIGVVCAILWGAYHRTLWRHTMEVENLVVERSTSYYLANTLLNQEVAERQRTEARLRKTQASLLQAQRISHIGSWELDLETNELTWSEETFRIFGREPGQYAPCRQNFREAVHPDDRERVQMGVAASLKQDVAYQMEHRILRPDGSERVVLEKAEVIRDGQNQHRTFLGTVEDITERRQAEAEKLQMERKLQETQKLESLGVVAGGIAHDFNNILTGVLGNANLARMSMESHAEAHGYLQSIEEASLRAADLCKQMLAYAGKGRFVITRLDLSALVEDTTHLLRLAINKTVALKFNLAKSLPPVEGDASQVRQVIMNLVINASEAIGTRDGVVTITTGLLQADRDYLNRTQFVTELAEGSYVLIRK